One part of the Panthera leo isolate Ple1 chromosome D4, P.leo_Ple1_pat1.1, whole genome shotgun sequence genome encodes these proteins:
- the ZNF883 gene encoding zinc finger protein 883 → MNGKCGKSFSWTTNLIQHQRIHTEEKPYECNECGKAFSQSTNLIQHQRVHTGEKPYECNECEKTFSYRSSLRNHERIHTREKPYPCHECGQAFSHISAHTQHHRIHTGKKPYACTECRKTFSWSTHLIEHQGIHSGEKSYQCKECRKVFCHSTSLIQHQRTHTGEKPYKCNEFGTAFSHTPAFIQHQRIHMGENPYECNECGKAFNWSAHLTQHQRTHTGEKPYVCKERGKTFSRRTHLTEHLKIHSGEKPYRCNLCQKLFCYRTSLIRHQRTHTGEKPYQCNECGKSFGLSSALTKHKRTHTGEKPYQCNKCSDVFCHGT, encoded by the coding sequence ATGAATGGAAAATGTGGTAAATCCTTCAGCTGGACCACTAATCTTATTCAACATCAAAGAATACACACTGAAGAGAAGCcttatgaatgtaatgaatgtggaaaagcttttAGTCAGAGCACTAATCTTATTCAACATCAAAGAGtccatactggtgagaaaccttaTGAGTGTAATGAATGTGAAAAAACATTTAGTTATAGGTCGTCCCTTAGAAATCATGAGAGAATTCATACCAGAGAAAAACCCTATCCTTGTCATGAATGTGGGCAGGCTTTTAGCCATATTTCAGCCCATActcaacatcacagaattcatactggaaaGAAACCATATGCCTGTACTGAATGTAGGAAAACTTTCAGCTGGAGCACACATCTTATTGAACATCAGGGAATTCATTCTGGGGAAAAATCCTACCAATGTAAGGAATGTCGCAAAGTTTTTTGCCATAGCACATCACTAATCCaacatcagagaactcacacaggagaaaagccctataaatgtaatgaatttGGAACAGCCTTCAGTCATACCCCAGCCTTCAttcaacatcagagaattcatatgGGAGAGAATccctatgaatgtaatgaatgtggaaagGCCTTCAATTGGAGCGCACATCTTACTCAACACCAGAgaactcatactggagagaaaccttatgttTGCAAGGAACGTGGAAAGACCTTCAGCCGAAGAACACACCTTACTGAACATCTAAAAATTCATTCTGGGGAGAAACCCTATCGATGTAATCTATGTCAAAAACTATTTTGCTATAGAACATCATTAATTCGACATCAGAGAactcatacaggagagaaaccctaccaatgtaatgaatgtgggaaatctttcGGCTTAAGCTCAGCCCTTACTAAACATAAGCgaacacacacaggggagaaaccTTATCAATGTAATAAATGTAGTGATGTTTTTTGTCATGGTACATAA